The nucleotide window CCTCTCTCCTCCACCTGGTGCGGGCCGTCCACGGGCTCGCACTGGGCGATCTGGTCATGCTCCTCGGACTGGTCCGCCTGGTCTGGCTCCTGGGAGGGGGCCGTTGGGCGGGCGACCGCCTGCTGGGCCGTCTCTTCGTCGGCCTGGCCGACCTGATGGCGCTCTTCGGGCTTCTCCGGCTCCTGTTCGCGCCGCCGGCAGGCTACGCCTGGTTCCACCCGCTCCTCATGGTGGCCGGCTTGGGGCTCCTCCACGCCGGGCAGGGACGCTGGGCCGCGGGCGCCTCGCGGCCCGGCGCCTGGCTCCTCGTCGGCGGCTACTTCCTGCTGGCGGCAGGCTACGTGCTCATCCTGCGGCTGGAGGGCGCCGCCTAGGCAAACCGTACGCCGGACGCCCGCCGCGCGCCCCGGCGGGCGTCCGTGCCCGGAGGCTGCGCCGCTAGGCGCGGGGTGCGCCCTTTTCGGCCGGATCCCTTCCCGTCCCGCTCCCGTCCGCCGCGGCGGGCGGCTGGGCGGGGCCGCCCTGGCCGCCTCCATCCGCCGAGACGGCGGACCGGAACTCGCGCATGCTCTGGCCCAGCGAGCGTCCCAGCTCGGGGAGCCTGCCTGGCCCGAAGAGGACCAGGGCGATGGCGAGGAGGATCAGGAGGTGCCATGGCGTCAGAAGCTCGCGTGCCCACATGGTCTCGTTCACCTCGCTGGCGGGGCCGGGAGGCCGGGCCGGCCCGGGCGGAGCAGGCGGCCTCTCTCCGCCCCCGCACGACGGCCGTATCGTAGCCGTGCGGGTGACCGGCCGCTATCGCCCGGAATGGTGAGGCAGCCGGGCGTGTGGCAGATCGTCGGCCCGTGCCGGCGCGAGCCGGCCACCGAGGCGACAGGGGGTGGGTCTTGCCGTGGAGACCGGA belongs to Bacillota bacterium and includes:
- a CDS encoding twin-arginine translocase TatA/TatE family subunit, encoding MWARELLTPWHLLILLAIALVLFGPGRLPELGRSLGQSMREFRSAVSADGGGQGGPAQPPAAADGSGTGRDPAEKGAPRA